One genomic segment of candidate division KSB1 bacterium includes these proteins:
- a CDS encoding beta-lactamase family protein, which translates to MKIVKFLFWVFGFGVATLEAQIPSAPLLHLNRVVRTYDQFVEQKLSELGAPGAAIAIVHGDSIVYMKCFGVREIGRVEPITPHTVFRVASLSKGFAAVLTGLLVQDGILQWDDKIIKYLPDFALKSEAHAKNLTIRHILSHTSGLPSHAYDNLVEANLPFENIVAQLQSVPCVWPVGQNYNYQNVIFSLIGKIIQATAGADYETLMKARLFTPLKMTNASLTREALLANPNHASPHIRRRGEWRRTEVTPGYYAVAPAAGINASISDMVQWLRALLGGRPEIVSPKVIEEVSKPVIKTRRELRRYHLNGRVHHAYYGLGWRIFDYAGTKLVFHSGGVRGYVSQIAFLPEHDLGIVVLLNSNIENIFVSAFLDMYFSADQYIFRNTAQF; encoded by the coding sequence ATGAAAATCGTCAAGTTTTTGTTCTGGGTTTTTGGGTTTGGCGTAGCGACACTCGAGGCGCAAATTCCCTCGGCGCCGCTTTTGCATCTTAACCGGGTTGTCAGAACTTACGATCAGTTTGTCGAGCAAAAGTTGTCCGAATTGGGCGCGCCCGGCGCTGCCATTGCCATCGTGCACGGCGATTCGATCGTCTATATGAAATGCTTTGGCGTGCGCGAAATCGGCCGCGTCGAACCCATTACCCCACACACCGTGTTTCGCGTGGCCTCGCTTTCCAAGGGCTTTGCCGCGGTTCTCACCGGACTTCTTGTTCAAGACGGGATTTTGCAGTGGGATGATAAAATCATCAAATATTTGCCGGATTTCGCTTTGAAGAGCGAGGCGCATGCAAAAAATCTGACCATTCGCCATATTTTGAGCCATACCTCGGGTTTGCCGTCGCATGCCTACGACAACCTCGTCGAGGCCAACCTGCCGTTTGAGAACATCGTCGCGCAATTGCAAAGCGTGCCGTGTGTCTGGCCGGTGGGGCAGAATTACAACTATCAAAATGTCATTTTCAGTTTGATTGGAAAAATCATCCAAGCCACTGCCGGCGCCGACTATGAAACCTTGATGAAGGCGCGTTTATTTACGCCGTTGAAAATGACAAATGCCTCATTAACCCGCGAGGCGCTGCTCGCCAACCCGAATCATGCCTCGCCGCACATTCGGCGTCGCGGTGAATGGAGGCGGACGGAGGTGACGCCCGGCTATTACGCCGTGGCGCCGGCGGCCGGTATCAATGCCAGCATTTCCGACATGGTGCAGTGGCTGCGCGCTTTGCTCGGTGGTAGGCCTGAAATCGTTTCACCGAAAGTTATCGAAGAGGTGAGCAAACCCGTCATCAAAACGCGGCGCGAGTTGCGGCGGTATCATTTGAACGGCCGCGTCCACCATGCTTATTACGGCCTCGGCTGGCGGATATTCGATTACGCCGGAACCAAACTGGTTTTTCACAGCGGCGGCGTGCGCGGCTACGTTTCTCAAATCGCCTTTCTGCCGGAGCATGATTTGGGCATTGTGGTTTTGTTGAATTCAAATATTGAAAATATTTTTGTGTCGGCTTTTCTGGATATGTATTTTTCTGCTGATCAGTATATATTTCGCAATACCGCCCAATTCTGA
- a CDS encoding TonB-dependent receptor: MCYLFKHRCGAAVLLLLVLMAGSLYAQETRRNYVITGTVTDARSGEPLIGANVIIEGTTIGAATNPEGKFSILARMGAGAYKITYRYIGYKKSTQDLRLADSEAINLGQIGLAQDLLQIDEVVITGTAIATEKERLGNTIATVRGTAVEQAVAPTVDAALTGKIPGAMVQQNSGTPGGGVTVRLRGTSTISASAEPLYIVDGVIVDNSSNELVNLGGYVGNRIADIEANDIDRIEVVKGAAAAALYGSRANNGVIQIFTKRGTAGETRITYRSRVGTSKIRKTYEVNMFPFDQPPSVATRRAVTRRDYQKDIFRTGYDVENYLSIAGGTERTRYYLSGTHEKEEGIMKATSHRKVNFRVNLDQTVSKWLQLSAGANYIDTHDERVPNGGVVGGEGVITNFAFQPNWFDLRPNAEGKFPTPPFAGFANQLEVLATWENPLNVDRFIGNLRATATPLRNVSLDYTLGYDQYTEEALRRIPRGSSAGYVTGFSQAAIQKVKLINNDFVATHVIGTGDLDFTTTVGMNHQYAEADNVTASVRDLTPLAGLLSAGAVPTASEFRSKRVIYGYFGQETIGFKNKLYLTGALRFDAASTFGKDNRWQTFPKASLSYLLSSEPWWQNAFGSTLNRFKLRGAWGKSGGQPAGTYDRFSVYVQTVNSNRPGLVNSSQIGNENLKPETMREFEVGADFGMFNDRLSFEISYYDKRIDDLLLQVTPPPSTGFGARIDNVGVLSNKGYELLAKGVVLNSNKLQWISTLTLSHNKNKVLELNGPPLVVPGSFGISRVFEGRPLGIFYGPTYGRNPDGSIQLTSAGLPVVIPTASEIGDPNPEFVTSFINDFRLGRKLSLHSQFDAMFGNDVFNFTRRILETPAFGNGKEYERELSGELPAGYFNQRRRVFEEYIEDGSFIKLREVSLNYVLDSGFVNHLGLRSLQLTLSGRNLFSIDDYSGYDPEVNVASQSTLVRGFDWSTLPLPRTFSFGITANY; the protein is encoded by the coding sequence ATGTGTTATCTCTTCAAGCATCGTTGCGGTGCCGCGGTGCTGCTGCTTTTGGTGCTCATGGCGGGTTCGCTTTATGCGCAAGAAACCAGAAGAAACTACGTCATCACCGGCACGGTTACGGACGCCAGAAGCGGCGAACCGCTGATTGGTGCCAACGTGATTATTGAGGGGACGACGATTGGCGCTGCCACCAATCCCGAGGGCAAGTTTTCGATCCTTGCGCGTATGGGAGCCGGCGCTTATAAAATCACTTATCGTTACATCGGTTATAAAAAATCAACCCAGGATTTGCGTTTGGCCGATAGCGAGGCAATTAATCTGGGACAGATCGGCCTCGCCCAGGACTTGTTGCAAATTGACGAAGTCGTTATCACCGGCACCGCCATTGCCACGGAAAAAGAACGCCTGGGCAACACCATCGCCACCGTGCGTGGCACGGCTGTCGAACAGGCGGTTGCGCCGACAGTAGACGCGGCACTGACCGGCAAGATTCCGGGTGCCATGGTTCAGCAAAATTCCGGCACCCCGGGCGGCGGCGTGACGGTGCGGCTGCGCGGCACGTCAACGATTTCTGCCAGCGCCGAGCCGCTCTACATCGTCGATGGCGTCATTGTCGATAACAGTTCGAACGAGTTGGTGAATCTGGGTGGCTACGTCGGCAACCGTATCGCCGATATCGAGGCGAATGATATTGATCGCATTGAAGTGGTGAAAGGCGCCGCGGCCGCTGCGCTGTATGGCTCGCGCGCCAACAACGGCGTGATTCAAATTTTTACCAAACGCGGCACCGCCGGTGAGACACGCATCACCTACCGCTCACGTGTCGGCACCAGCAAAATCCGCAAAACCTACGAAGTCAACATGTTCCCCTTTGACCAGCCGCCATCGGTTGCCACACGCCGAGCGGTCACTCGCCGTGACTACCAAAAAGATATTTTTCGAACTGGCTATGATGTCGAGAATTATCTGTCGATCGCAGGCGGCACCGAACGAACGCGATACTATTTGTCCGGCACCCACGAAAAAGAAGAAGGCATTATGAAGGCAACCAGCCATCGCAAGGTCAACTTTCGCGTCAATTTGGACCAGACGGTCAGTAAGTGGCTGCAGCTTTCTGCCGGCGCCAACTATATCGATACGCACGATGAGCGGGTGCCCAACGGCGGAGTGGTTGGCGGCGAAGGCGTCATTACCAACTTTGCGTTTCAGCCGAACTGGTTCGACCTGCGCCCCAATGCCGAGGGCAAGTTTCCGACGCCGCCATTTGCCGGTTTCGCCAACCAGTTGGAAGTGCTGGCGACGTGGGAAAATCCTCTGAATGTCGATCGCTTCATCGGCAATCTTCGCGCCACCGCCACGCCGTTGCGCAATGTCTCGCTGGATTATACGCTGGGCTATGATCAATACACGGAAGAGGCACTTCGCCGCATCCCGCGCGGCTCTTCGGCGGGGTATGTCACCGGATTTTCCCAGGCGGCGATTCAGAAAGTCAAGCTCATCAACAATGATTTTGTCGCCACCCATGTCATCGGCACCGGCGATTTGGATTTCACGACGACGGTGGGCATGAACCATCAATATGCTGAAGCCGATAATGTGACGGCATCGGTGCGCGACCTAACGCCGTTGGCCGGGTTGCTGAGCGCCGGCGCAGTGCCGACTGCCAGTGAATTTCGCTCCAAGCGGGTCATCTACGGTTATTTCGGCCAGGAGACAATTGGCTTTAAGAATAAACTTTATCTCACCGGCGCGTTGCGCTTCGATGCGGCTTCGACCTTTGGCAAGGATAATCGCTGGCAGACATTTCCCAAGGCCAGCCTCTCGTATCTGCTGTCGTCGGAGCCATGGTGGCAAAATGCTTTTGGCAGCACGCTGAATCGCTTCAAGCTGCGCGGGGCCTGGGGCAAATCCGGCGGGCAACCAGCCGGCACCTACGATCGTTTTTCGGTTTATGTGCAAACAGTCAACAGCAACCGCCCCGGTTTGGTGAACTCGTCGCAAATTGGCAACGAAAATCTCAAACCGGAGACCATGCGGGAATTTGAAGTGGGCGCCGACTTTGGCATGTTCAATGATCGCTTGAGTTTCGAAATCAGCTACTATGACAAACGCATTGATGATTTGCTGTTGCAAGTGACGCCGCCCCCCTCCACCGGCTTTGGCGCCAGAATCGACAACGTCGGCGTGCTCTCGAACAAGGGCTACGAACTGTTGGCAAAAGGCGTTGTGCTCAACAGCAACAAACTGCAATGGATCTCGACGCTGACGCTTTCCCACAACAAAAACAAAGTGCTGGAGTTGAACGGCCCGCCGCTGGTGGTGCCCGGCAGTTTCGGCATTTCACGGGTTTTTGAAGGCAGGCCGCTGGGAATTTTTTACGGCCCTACGTATGGCCGCAATCCTGATGGCAGCATCCAGTTGACGTCGGCCGGATTGCCGGTTGTCATTCCAACGGCGTCGGAGATTGGCGATCCGAACCCGGAATTTGTCACGTCATTCATCAATGATTTTCGCCTGGGCCGCAAGCTGAGCCTGCACAGCCAGTTTGATGCCATGTTCGGCAATGACGTTTTCAATTTCACGCGAAGAATTCTCGAGACGCCAGCTTTTGGTAACGGCAAGGAATATGAGCGCGAGCTGAGCGGCGAGCTGCCGGCCGGCTATTTCAACCAACGACGGCGCGTTTTCGAGGAGTACATTGAAGACGGCAGTTTCATCAAGCTGCGCGAAGTCTCCCTCAACTATGTTCTGGACTCGGGTTTCGTCAACCATCTCGGTTTGCGCAGCCTGCAATTGACGCTTTCCGGACGCAACCTCTTCTCGATTGACGACTACAGTGGCTACGACCCGGAAGTGAACGTGGCTTCGCAGAGCACGCTGGTACGCGGCTTCGACTGGTCGACGCTGCCGCTGCCACGCACGTTCAGTTTTGGCATCACGGCGAACTACTAA
- a CDS encoding four helix bundle protein, with the protein MAQYEHLPIYKKACDLALYFEKIVRHFSRYHKYQIGAELRLQSREVLRQIIRANNATEKAPHLEKLRELLEALKITVRVAKDLKVFANFNSFQYCVNEVVDLCRQNEGWLKSAKASGRPESPSASQRPGSAPT; encoded by the coding sequence ATGGCCCAATACGAACATCTTCCCATCTACAAAAAGGCCTGCGATCTCGCGTTGTATTTCGAGAAGATCGTGCGCCACTTCAGCCGCTACCACAAGTACCAGATCGGCGCCGAGTTGCGCCTGCAATCACGCGAGGTGCTGCGCCAAATCATCCGCGCCAACAACGCCACGGAAAAAGCGCCGCATTTGGAAAAACTGCGCGAGCTTTTGGAAGCTTTGAAAATCACCGTTCGTGTCGCCAAGGATCTCAAAGTCTTTGCCAATTTTAATTCTTTTCAGTATTGTGTGAACGAGGTGGTGGACTTGTGCCGGCAGAACGAAGGCTGGCTGAAATCCGCCAAAGCCAGTGGAAGGCCAGAATCCCCGTCCGCCTCACAACGGCCGGGGAGCGCGCCAACTTGA
- a CDS encoding glycosyltransferase family 9 protein, which yields MKLWNTFEQAFKRNWLRLFEKWLDRGVVSPNLINLYAIRRILVVRQHDQLGDFLLSTPVFRALRQFFPQAHIAVVARGYTAELAYNNQYLNDVLVIPEKLLGWTPMKIWRLLRGLFQGWDLAIVLNTVSHSLTSDLLAYFSGARYILGSEHRPFPGCKRNFFYNLVARYFAQTKPQSERNLDIVRHLGIDTDDRSEVMTLTAQEKLFASHLLRRHGISEKDVVIAMHPGAGKIHNRWPVEKFAELANALHRQFDVRLVLTWGPHENALGVNLCRRLSFDPIVLHELSLRQLAALLAHVNIFICNDTGVMHLAAAVGTPLVAIFGPTDPAEWKPIGKKFIAVRGEKHSCENVNVQQVLQAVQTLLSAKLAARREPPDEALSPPSGDWTEEDTQSFLRRFAKERA from the coding sequence TTGAAACTTTGGAATACATTCGAGCAAGCTTTTAAAAGAAACTGGCTGCGTCTTTTCGAGAAATGGCTCGATCGCGGCGTCGTTTCACCGAATCTCATCAATCTGTATGCGATTCGCCGCATTCTGGTCGTTCGGCAGCACGATCAGCTCGGCGATTTTTTACTGTCAACGCCGGTGTTCCGCGCCTTGCGCCAATTCTTTCCGCAAGCGCATATTGCGGTCGTTGCACGTGGATATACGGCGGAATTGGCCTACAACAATCAGTATCTCAACGACGTGCTTGTCATTCCGGAAAAATTGCTGGGATGGACGCCGATGAAAATTTGGCGTTTGCTGCGCGGCTTGTTTCAGGGCTGGGATTTGGCGATTGTCCTCAACACGGTTTCGCATTCCTTGACCAGCGATCTTTTGGCTTACTTCTCCGGCGCGCGTTACATTCTGGGCAGCGAGCATCGTCCGTTTCCCGGCTGCAAAAGAAATTTTTTTTATAATCTCGTGGCGCGTTATTTTGCGCAAACCAAACCGCAAAGCGAACGCAATCTCGATATTGTGCGGCATTTGGGAATCGACACTGATGACCGCAGCGAAGTGATGACCCTGACGGCGCAGGAAAAACTTTTTGCCAGTCATTTGTTGCGCCGGCACGGCATCAGCGAAAAAGACGTCGTGATCGCCATGCATCCTGGCGCCGGAAAAATTCACAATCGCTGGCCGGTGGAAAAGTTTGCCGAGCTGGCCAATGCGTTGCATCGCCAATTCGACGTGCGTCTCGTTTTAACCTGGGGCCCGCACGAGAATGCGCTCGGCGTCAATTTATGCCGGCGCTTGTCGTTCGATCCAATAGTCTTGCACGAGTTGTCACTCCGTCAGCTCGCGGCGCTTCTCGCGCATGTCAATATTTTCATTTGCAACGATACCGGCGTGATGCATCTCGCCGCCGCGGTCGGCACGCCGCTGGTGGCGATTTTCGGCCCAACCGATCCGGCTGAGTGGAAACCGATTGGGAAAAAGTTCATCGCCGTGCGCGGAGAAAAACACAGTTGTGAAAATGTCAATGTGCAGCAAGTTTTGCAAGCCGTACAAACACTGCTCAGCGCCAAACTTGCGGCCCGGCGCGAGCCACCTGACGAAGCGCTCTCGCCGCCAAGCGGCGATTGGACCGAAGAAGATACGCAAAGTTTTCTCCGACGGTTTGCGAAAGAGCGGGCTTGA
- a CDS encoding TIR domain-containing protein produces MDKPRIFISHAWEDKALVRQLEKALADAGAEVWVDHAGIRGGDNLPERINDALEWCNTLLLVWSKQAKASHWVKLEWTNAISLRKLIIPCLIDGTPAPPIMANTAFIDFSNREQGSRELLRALQLAQTGGKDLDTASELAGVIHARLTQAAPPAIPKPPQDEPQAVPLQKKPPVSEPTPAVRPTIIQLRHTPITSLSVEAVQQMLRQKDFFDKYWNVSGKGIRHQYKRAERRGAKLVIDHTTGLTWQQSGSKEYLNFKDAEAYIRQLKAKDFGGYNDWRLPTLEEAMSLMEREKKNGDLYIDPVFDRQQWWIWTADKASAGRAWYLSFGSGFCDHVAIGDVNGVRAVRS; encoded by the coding sequence ATGGATAAACCGCGCATTTTCATCAGCCACGCGTGGGAAGACAAGGCGCTGGTGCGCCAATTAGAGAAAGCGCTGGCCGACGCCGGCGCGGAAGTGTGGGTCGATCACGCCGGCATTCGCGGCGGGGACAATCTGCCCGAACGGATCAATGACGCGCTGGAATGGTGCAATACGCTGCTGTTAGTTTGGTCAAAGCAAGCGAAGGCTTCGCATTGGGTCAAGCTGGAATGGACGAACGCGATTTCTTTGCGCAAGCTGATCATCCCCTGTTTGATTGACGGCACGCCGGCCCCGCCGATTATGGCGAATACCGCTTTTATCGACTTTTCCAACCGCGAGCAGGGCAGTCGGGAATTGTTGCGCGCTTTGCAATTGGCCCAGACCGGCGGCAAAGATTTGGATACCGCGTCGGAGCTTGCCGGCGTGATTCATGCCCGTCTCACCCAAGCCGCGCCACCAGCTATCCCTAAGCCGCCGCAGGATGAGCCCCAAGCAGTGCCGCTCCAAAAAAAACCGCCAGTTTCCGAGCCAACGCCGGCGGTTCGCCCTACCATTATCCAACTGCGCCACACGCCGATCACTTCTTTGTCTGTCGAAGCCGTCCAACAGATGCTGCGCCAGAAAGATTTTTTTGATAAATATTGGAATGTATCAGGAAAAGGGATTCGCCATCAATACAAACGCGCGGAACGGCGCGGCGCCAAATTAGTGATTGACCATACGACCGGGTTAACTTGGCAACAAAGCGGTTCAAAAGAATATTTGAACTTTAAAGATGCGGAAGCATACATCCGGCAATTGAAGGCGAAGGATTTCGGCGGCTATAACGACTGGCGCTTGCCGACTTTGGAAGAAGCGATGTCGTTGATGGAGCGGGAAAAGAAGAATGGTGACTTGTACATCGATCCGGTGTTTGACCGCCAACAATGGTGGATTTGGACAGCGGACAAGGCAAGCGCTGGGCGTGCGTGGTATCTCAGTTTCGGCAGCGGCTTTTGCGACCACGTCGCCATTGGCGACGTCAACGGCGTGCGTGCCGTGCGCTCGTGA
- a CDS encoding nucleotidyltransferase domain-containing protein, translating to MNFPAFTDAGDLPVGVYFASLPEVIQYFGKGSLQRQRLAHRLEYVYKIACSTGKVAHFVIFGSFVTSKFAPNDIDIFMIMENDFDAGTLSGEAKILFDHLACQSYFGASVFWVRRIAALGGEQAAIEDWQIKRDGNKRGIVEIVS from the coding sequence ATGAATTTCCCAGCTTTCACTGACGCCGGCGATTTACCTGTTGGAGTTTACTTTGCCTCGCTTCCGGAGGTCATTCAGTATTTTGGCAAGGGCTCCTTGCAGCGTCAACGGCTGGCGCATCGTCTTGAGTATGTTTACAAAATTGCCTGCTCGACCGGCAAAGTGGCGCACTTCGTCATATTTGGATCTTTTGTGACCTCAAAGTTTGCGCCAAACGATATTGATATTTTTATGATCATGGAAAACGATTTTGATGCAGGCACGCTGTCAGGCGAGGCCAAAATTCTGTTTGATCATCTCGCGTGTCAGTCGTATTTTGGTGCAAGCGTTTTTTGGGTCAGGCGAATTGCGGCTTTGGGTGGTGAGCAGGCTGCTATTGAAGATTGGCAGATCAAAAGAGACGGCAACAAACGTGGCATCGTGGAGATTGTATCATGA
- a CDS encoding RagB/SusD family nutrient uptake outer membrane protein, with protein sequence MKYIKLTAIVFTVLAAAMGCSLDQFNPNAPTTEEVLSTADGIKAIAIGLQAQYGETINETIEVSNLITRQYATMPASVLGLRELETGGADVQGFNGTVNSFWNSQYRVIKTAEDLINNVGKVPLDPGTASGILALARLIKAMSLGELIEAFVSVPIEVTTSPTPAFSNRATVLATVISLLEAARDGLAATPPSADFNSNILGIGFNLPNTINAMLARYALIAGDNAKALAAANAVDLTKTSTLFYNSATARNPIFLVTVQIVYYKPVDDFRLNAEPGDRRVAFWVSAVNENSFLGKPVDNFVQYRLDNSPYFVYLPGEMTLIKAEAYARQNDLANALIELNKVRTKTTDAAGIGAGLPAKTAADLPTQAAMLDEIYKQRCYELFVTGLRWGDTRRFGKAGAETDPATRSRTRNWLPYPDAERAANPNTPPDPAI encoded by the coding sequence ATGAAATACATAAAATTGACAGCCATCGTCTTCACCGTTTTGGCCGCCGCGATGGGTTGCTCCTTGGATCAATTCAATCCCAACGCGCCGACGACAGAGGAGGTTTTGAGCACGGCGGATGGCATCAAGGCCATTGCCATCGGTCTGCAGGCGCAATATGGCGAAACCATCAACGAAACCATTGAAGTGTCCAATTTGATCACCCGCCAATATGCCACCATGCCGGCGTCGGTGTTGGGTTTGCGCGAATTGGAAACCGGCGGTGCGGACGTGCAGGGCTTCAATGGCACCGTCAATAGTTTTTGGAACAGCCAATATCGCGTGATCAAAACCGCTGAAGATTTGATCAACAATGTTGGCAAGGTGCCGCTTGATCCCGGAACCGCCAGCGGCATTCTGGCGCTGGCCCGGCTGATCAAAGCCATGTCACTTGGCGAGCTGATCGAGGCTTTTGTGAGCGTGCCGATCGAGGTGACCACTTCACCAACACCGGCGTTTTCCAATCGGGCGACAGTGCTGGCGACCGTCATCAGTCTGCTGGAGGCGGCGCGCGACGGCTTGGCGGCGACGCCGCCCTCGGCGGATTTCAATTCGAACATTTTGGGGATCGGGTTCAACTTGCCCAACACCATCAACGCCATGCTCGCCCGATATGCGCTGATTGCCGGCGACAATGCCAAAGCGCTGGCGGCGGCGAATGCGGTTGATCTCACCAAAACCTCGACGCTGTTTTACAACAGCGCCACCGCGCGCAATCCGATCTTTCTGGTCACGGTACAAATCGTTTATTACAAACCGGTGGATGATTTTCGCTTGAACGCCGAGCCCGGAGATCGCCGGGTGGCATTTTGGGTCTCCGCGGTCAATGAAAATTCCTTCCTTGGCAAGCCGGTCGATAATTTCGTGCAATATCGTCTGGACAATTCGCCGTATTTTGTCTACTTGCCGGGAGAAATGACTTTGATCAAAGCCGAAGCGTACGCGAGGCAGAATGATCTGGCCAATGCGTTGATCGAGCTGAACAAAGTGCGCACCAAAACCACCGATGCGGCAGGCATTGGCGCCGGGCTGCCGGCCAAAACCGCGGCTGATCTACCGACGCAAGCAGCGATGCTCGATGAGATTTACAAGCAGCGTTGTTATGAGTTATTCGTCACCGGCCTGCGCTGGGGCGACACCCGGCGCTTCGGCAAAGCCGGTGCGGAAACCGATCCCGCCACCCGCAGCCGCACGCGCAACTGGCTCCCGTATCCAGACGCCGAACGCGCAGCCAATCCCAACACGCCCCCGGATCCGGCGATTTGA
- a CDS encoding glycosyltransferase family 4 protein: MNILFINSIQMFGGGEIWMLRTLRALQERGHRVWLCCRPETEVGQRAIAQGIPVESIKFSGDFNPVTIFQLARFMKRQRIEVVLTNMDKELRLGGMAAKIAGVPAVIPRRGIDYPLKNRWRYRFAYNVLATKTIANSQATKRALLREAPWLHPESIEVIYNGIDVQPFLHASARPWRSKWSLKADEPLLGFVGQLDERKGIRVLLAAFARIKSEVPRARLVLVGHGPLREMIESEVKRQQWEDAVLLPGFLEDVPGVMQAIDVLLLPSLWEGFGIVLIEAMAAGKPAIGTDTSSMPEIIVDGQTGYLVPPGDSEALARRAMELLKNPALREQFGHAARRRVAAKFTLERMIDQLENLFQREVDKRRRTV; this comes from the coding sequence ATGAACATTCTCTTCATCAATAGCATCCAAATGTTCGGCGGCGGCGAAATCTGGATGCTGCGAACGCTGCGCGCCTTGCAAGAGCGCGGGCATCGAGTTTGGCTGTGTTGCCGGCCGGAGACTGAAGTTGGCCAGCGCGCCATCGCGCAAGGCATACCGGTTGAGTCGATCAAATTTTCCGGTGATTTTAATCCGGTGACGATTTTTCAACTGGCGCGATTCATGAAGCGCCAGCGCATCGAAGTGGTGCTCACCAACATGGACAAGGAATTGCGGCTGGGCGGCATGGCGGCAAAAATTGCCGGCGTGCCGGCCGTTATTCCGCGGCGCGGCATCGATTATCCGTTGAAGAATCGCTGGCGCTATCGCTTCGCGTACAATGTTCTGGCAACGAAGACGATTGCCAATTCGCAGGCAACCAAACGCGCCCTGTTGCGCGAGGCCCCCTGGTTGCATCCCGAAAGCATCGAAGTCATTTACAACGGCATCGACGTTCAACCTTTCTTGCATGCGAGCGCCAGGCCATGGCGTTCAAAATGGAGCTTGAAAGCGGACGAACCGTTGCTCGGCTTCGTGGGGCAACTCGATGAACGCAAAGGCATTCGTGTGCTGCTGGCGGCATTTGCGCGCATCAAAAGTGAAGTTCCCCGCGCGCGGCTGGTTTTGGTCGGCCACGGCCCGTTACGCGAAATGATCGAAAGTGAAGTAAAAAGGCAGCAGTGGGAGGACGCGGTTTTGCTTCCCGGCTTTTTGGAAGATGTTCCCGGCGTGATGCAAGCCATTGATGTTTTGCTTTTGCCGTCGTTGTGGGAAGGATTTGGCATTGTCCTCATCGAAGCGATGGCCGCCGGCAAGCCGGCGATTGGCACCGACACCAGCAGCATGCCGGAAATCATCGTTGACGGCCAAACCGGTTACCTCGTGCCGCCCGGCGATTCCGAAGCCTTGGCCAGGCGCGCCATGGAGTTGCTCAAAAATCCGGCGTTGCGCGAACAATTCGGACACGCCGCGCGCCGTCGTGTCGCCGCGAAGTTCACTTTGGAGCGCATGATCGATCAACTGGAAAATCTCTTTCAGCGCGAAGTTGACAAAAGGAGAAGGACGGTTTGA
- a CDS encoding glycosyltransferase, with product MPSVRRILHLAPFNTSGVPIALVRAERELGFESRLITLGRDPRGYEEDLCLDLLFLDFTGTRWAKKLFSNPQRLQIASRRHIPAKIPPVWTPHSLPEKWLVRFRESLWQKKIARAMAEVDFWNFDLYQLEGGMEFFRDGRTLREVKKRGKRIICLYTGSDLRTRGVIPTIDEMADLNLTLEFDHLALHPHIQHVFFPLDVRRFSLAPRRQDDRIVIGHAPTNRAAKGSDTIIAAVKSLSNEFPIDLELIEGLPHHEALRRKAGCDIFIDQIGELGYGINAIEALAMGICACTALVAGFAEKYPDHPFVEVNAENLRERLFELCQHPEKRQRLGLYGRKWVERMHDARQVVQRIHGLLNNKT from the coding sequence ATGCCCTCCGTCCGCCGCATCCTACATCTCGCGCCATTCAACACCTCCGGTGTCCCCATCGCCCTTGTTCGCGCCGAAAGAGAATTGGGTTTCGAGAGCCGTTTGATCACGCTGGGCCGCGATCCGCGCGGTTATGAAGAAGATCTTTGCCTCGATTTGCTGTTTTTGGATTTCACCGGCACGCGGTGGGCCAAAAAGCTTTTTTCAAATCCGCAGCGCTTGCAAATTGCCAGCCGCCGCCATATTCCGGCGAAAATTCCGCCGGTGTGGACGCCGCATTCGCTGCCGGAGAAATGGCTCGTGAGGTTTCGCGAATCGCTGTGGCAAAAAAAAATCGCGCGCGCGATGGCTGAGGTTGATTTTTGGAATTTTGATCTGTACCAATTGGAAGGCGGAATGGAATTTTTTCGTGACGGCAGAACGCTGCGTGAAGTGAAAAAGCGCGGCAAGCGGATCATTTGCCTTTATACCGGCTCCGATCTTCGCACCCGCGGCGTCATTCCGACCATCGACGAAATGGCGGATCTGAATCTGACCCTCGAATTTGACCATCTCGCTTTGCATCCGCACATCCAGCACGTTTTTTTCCCGCTCGATGTTCGCCGTTTTTCACTTGCGCCCAGGCGCCAGGATGATCGTATCGTCATCGGTCACGCGCCGACGAATCGCGCGGCGAAAGGCAGCGATACAATTATCGCCGCCGTAAAAAGTTTGTCGAACGAATTTCCCATTGACCTCGAGCTGATCGAAGGTCTGCCGCATCACGAAGCCTTGCGCCGGAAAGCCGGATGTGATATCTTTATCGACCAGATCGGCGAGCTGGGTTACGGCATCAACGCCATTGAAGCGCTGGCAATGGGAATTTGCGCCTGCACCGCCCTCGTCGCCGGTTTTGCAGAAAAATATCCCGATCATCCTTTCGTCGAGGTGAATGCCGAAAATCTCCGCGAGCGTTTGTTCGAATTGTGCCAACATCCGGAAAAGCGGCAAAGATTAGGTCTGTACGGACGTAAATGGGTTGAAAGAATGCACGACGCAAGACAGGTGGTGCAAAGAATTCATGGGCTGTTGAATAATAAAACGTGA